The bacterium genome includes a window with the following:
- a CDS encoding helix-hairpin-helix domain-containing protein yields MFFKKISEPLYRFFLLFGLTRQETYVVLLLAVLSVIGAAIPYVRTYVSAHEVKAQNESTPDSFKNLSERIFNDSALSRNEKDSLIALFNGDSVSFNRWSRQADSLKKLLALGAGRESIDSFFLQVQDAPVKQININEATAAELSGLPGVGEKIAERIVEYRNKKGHFRSVDDLKNVKGIGKKMFAKIKPFVEIQ; encoded by the coding sequence ATGTTCTTTAAAAAAATTTCAGAGCCGCTGTACCGTTTTTTTTTGTTGTTTGGACTAACGAGGCAGGAAACTTATGTAGTACTCTTGCTTGCCGTTCTTTCCGTTATCGGTGCGGCGATCCCTTACGTTCGCACGTATGTCTCCGCCCATGAAGTGAAGGCTCAAAACGAGAGTACGCCAGATTCCTTTAAGAATTTATCAGAACGGATTTTTAATGATTCTGCTTTAAGCCGGAATGAAAAAGATTCATTGATTGCCCTTTTTAACGGAGACTCAGTTTCGTTTAACCGATGGAGCCGGCAGGCGGATTCGCTGAAAAAATTACTGGCATTGGGCGCTGGACGGGAATCTATAGATTCGTTTTTTTTGCAGGTACAGGATGCGCCCGTCAAACAAATCAATATCAATGAGGCCACGGCGGCCGAATTAAGCGGGCTTCCGGGCGTTGGAGAAAAAATAGCGGAACGAATAGTAGAGTATAGGAACAAAAAAGGCCATTTTCGAAGTGTGGACGATTTGAAGAATGTTAAGGGCATCGGCAAAAAAATGTTTGCAAAAATAAAACCATTTGTTGAAATTCAATAA